The proteins below come from a single Tsuneonella deserti genomic window:
- the coxB gene encoding cytochrome c oxidase subunit II has translation MFEGWPPPVLDPAGPYASSVTLLSWILFAMGAGVLLVVLAALWIALFGRRALQEKLGGKKVIWIGGLAFPLIVLTALLVYGLSLTRHLSDDIAGDEMRVRITGEMWWWRVAYLDEAGNAVIQDANELHIPAGQPVVLELESGDVIHSFWVPRLSGKLDMIPGRRNLMRIQADAPGVFGGQCAEFCGGPHALMGFTVIAHTPARFAQVMQARLRREATPQVAGGEGARLFDTAGCSACHRIAGTGANGLAGPDLTYMGARRTIGAGIMPNNRGTLMGWIANSQAIKPNNRMPPYRVLSSEELTTLATYLEAQK, from the coding sequence ATGTTCGAAGGCTGGCCGCCTCCCGTTCTGGACCCTGCAGGTCCCTATGCTAGCTCGGTTACCCTGCTTAGTTGGATCCTGTTTGCCATGGGGGCCGGCGTTTTGCTGGTGGTGCTGGCGGCGCTGTGGATCGCGCTGTTTGGCCGCCGCGCGCTGCAGGAGAAGCTTGGCGGCAAGAAGGTGATCTGGATCGGCGGCCTGGCCTTTCCGCTGATCGTGCTCACCGCATTGCTAGTGTACGGCCTGTCGCTCACACGGCATCTTTCGGATGACATCGCTGGCGACGAAATGCGCGTGCGGATCACCGGCGAGATGTGGTGGTGGCGCGTCGCCTATCTCGACGAAGCCGGCAATGCGGTGATCCAGGACGCCAACGAGCTGCACATTCCCGCGGGGCAGCCCGTGGTGCTCGAACTGGAGTCGGGCGATGTGATCCACAGCTTCTGGGTGCCGCGCCTTTCGGGCAAACTCGACATGATCCCTGGGCGGCGCAATCTGATGCGAATCCAGGCGGATGCGCCAGGCGTGTTCGGTGGACAATGCGCCGAGTTCTGCGGCGGCCCGCACGCGTTGATGGGCTTTACCGTGATTGCCCACACGCCGGCGCGATTTGCCCAGGTCATGCAAGCACGCTTGCGGCGCGAGGCCACGCCGCAGGTCGCGGGCGGCGAAGGCGCGCGTCTGTTCGACACCGCAGGGTGCTCGGCATGCCACCGGATCGCAGGCACCGGCGCCAACGGACTTGCGGGGCCGGACCTTACCTACATGGGCGCGCGCCGCACGATTGGTGCAGGCATTATGCCCAACAACCGGGGCACATTGATGGGCTGGATCGCCAACAGCCAGGCGATCAAGCCGAACAACCGCATGCCGCCCTATAGAGTGCTGTCCAGCGAGGAACTGACGACGTTGGCCACATATCTTGAGGCGCAGAAGTGA
- a CDS encoding c-type cytochrome, whose translation MKLTAGRNAGFQCLVLSLALAACKPPPEDRQSMPLGDPAKGFAAIERVGCGSCHTIPGLRWPKGTVGPALNGMAERALIAGKLPNRPDVLAAYIRNAPALVPGSAMPAMPVSEVEARDIATYLYEKGAE comes from the coding sequence GTGAAGTTAACCGCCGGGCGCAACGCGGGGTTCCAGTGCCTAGTGCTTTCGCTGGCGCTCGCCGCCTGCAAGCCTCCGCCCGAAGATCGCCAATCAATGCCGTTGGGCGATCCGGCAAAAGGCTTTGCGGCGATCGAGCGGGTGGGCTGCGGTAGCTGTCATACGATTCCTGGTTTGCGCTGGCCGAAGGGGACAGTCGGGCCTGCCCTAAACGGTATGGCCGAACGGGCGCTGATCGCCGGAAAGCTGCCCAACCGTCCCGATGTCCTGGCCGCATATATTCGCAACGCCCCGGCGCTGGTGCCCGGATCGGCGATGCCGGCCATGCCGGTGAGCGAGGTTGAGGCGCGCGATATCGCCACGTATTTGTATGAAAAAGGGGCGGAGTAG